Proteins encoded in a region of the Dreissena polymorpha isolate Duluth1 chromosome 6, UMN_Dpol_1.0, whole genome shotgun sequence genome:
- the LOC127835515 gene encoding uncharacterized protein LOC127835515 codes for MAHFPKFKKDRRIQVKKTEDANGGSLEVSIKSLQCADQGTYFCAIDTYKMWPLKASISIITPPEDSLRPSFPTEVFEDKVANFSCSGQPGYPSGKLVWKIKHEKDADFKQYDFYSARSNVSDVNCIRSETNTVEYQFDMAWNNTKIRCYIDNTDYFGEGVIRLLPYNICNRVRAQGTINHPYTPHKYIVCGKELNIMQCPGQHVL; via the exons ATGGCTCACT TTCCAAAATTTAAAAAGGACAGGCGAATCCAGGTAAAGAAAACAGAGGACGCAAATGGGGGTAGCCTGGAAGTGTCAATCAAGTCGCTGCAGTGTGCTGACCAAGGAACATACTTCTGCGCCATAGACACGTACAAGATGTGGCCTTTAAAGGCATCGATAAGCATAATAA CCCCGCCAGAGGACAGTCTGCGGCCCAGTTTTCCTACGGAAGTGTTCGAGGACAAGGTCGCCAATTTCTCGTGCTCAGGACAGCCTGGATATCCTAGTGGGAAGCTCGTGTGGAAAATCAAACACGAGAAGGACGCCGATTTCAAACAATATGACTTCTACAG CGCGAGATCTAATGTATCAGACGTTAATTGCATACGATCAGAGACAAACACTGTAGAGTACCAATTTGATATGGCGTGGAATAACACAAAGATACGCTGCTACATTGACAACACGGACTACTTCGGCGAAGGCGTTATTCGTCTCCTTCCAT ACAACATATGTAACCGAGTCCGTGCCCAGGGTACCATTAATCATCCATACACCCCGCACAAGTACATCGTGTGTGGCAAGGAGCTGAACATCATGCAGTGCCCTGGGCAACACGTGCTATGA